A genomic window from Diospyros lotus cultivar Yz01 chromosome 2, ASM1463336v1, whole genome shotgun sequence includes:
- the LOC127794192 gene encoding calcium-dependent mitochondrial ATP-magnesium/phosphate carrier protein 3-like isoform X1 has translation MSEDQRQGLRPPDGKKAAPVTMDHVLSALQETEEEREIRIRTLFNFFDVENLGTLDYGQIEAGLSAMHIPAEYKYAKDLLSVCDSNRDGRVDYQEFRRYMDDKELELYRIFQAIDVEHNGCILPEELWDALVKAGIDINEDELASFVEHVDKDNNGIITFEEWRDFLLLYPHEATLENIYHYWERIYLVDIGEQAVIPEGIGKHVHASKYLIAGAVAGIASRTATAPLDRLKVIMQVQTSHASVIQAIKTIWREGGFLGFFRGNGLNVMKVAPESAIKFYAYEMLKKFVGDIKGKEKDDIGTSGRLIAGGMAGAVAQAAIYPMDLVKTRLQTAACDGRKAPSLVKLTKDIWVHGGPRAFYRGLVPSLLGMIPYAGIDLAVYEKLKDTSKRYILHDAEPGPLVHLGCGTVSGALGATCVYPLQVIRTRLQAQHTGVPAAYRGMSDVFRRTLKHEGLRGFYKGLFPNLLKVVPAASITYLVYETMKKSLDIA, from the exons ATGTCGGAGGACCAGCGCCAGGGGCTGAGGCCCCCCGATGGGAAGAAGGCGGCGCCTGTGACGATGGACCACGTGCTCTCCGCGTTGCAAGAAAccgaggaagagagagagatcagaatcCGGACTCTCTTCAACTTCTTCGATGTAGAGAATCTCGGGACCTTGGATTACGGGCAGATCGAGGCGGGCCTCTCTGCGATGCATATTCCTGCGGAGTATAAGTACGCTAAGGACTTATTGAGCGTCTGTGATAGCAATAGGGACGGAAGGGTCGATTACCAGGAATTTAGGAGGTATATGGATGATAAGGAGCTCGAGCTCTATCGGATTTTTCAGGCGATTGATGTTGAGCACAACGGCTGCATTTTGCCGGAGGAGCTCTGGGATGCTCTTGTTAAGGCTG GAATCGATATTAATGAAGATGAACTTGCAAGCTTTGTAGAGCATGTTGACAAGGATAATAATGGAATTATAACTTTCGAAGAATGGAGAGATTTTCTTTTACTGTATCCTCATGAGGCAACTCTTGAAAACATCTATCATTATTGGGAAAGGATATATCTTGTAGATATTGGGGAACAGGCTGTTATTCCTGAAGGCATCGGTAAGCATGTCCATGCAAGCAAATATTTGATTGCTGGGGCAGTGGCTGGGATCGCTTCTCGTACTGCAACTGCTCCTCTTGATCGCCTAAAGGTTATTATGCAAGTACAGACTTCTCATGCTTCTGTAATTCAGGCGATTAAGACCATATGGAGGGAAGGTGGTTTTTTGGGGTTTTTCCGAGGTAATGGCTTAAATGTTATGAAAGTTGCACCTGAAAGTGCCATTAAGTTTTATGCTTAtgaaatgttgaaaaaatttgtTGGAGATATCAAGGGGAAAGAAAAGGATGACATAGGAACATCAGGTAGACTTATTGCTGGGGGAATGGCGGGTGCTGTAGCACAGGCTGCTATATATCCCATGGATCTTGTGAAAACTCGGTTGCAGACTGCTGCTTGTGATGGTAGGAAGGCTCCTAGTTTGGTTAAACTGACTAAAGACATATGGGTGCACGGAGGACCTAGGGCCTTCTACAGAGGCCTCGTACCATCCCTTCTTGGGATGATCCCCTACGCTGGTATTGACCTAGCCGTCTATGAGAAATTGAAGGACACGTCAAAAAGATATATCCTTCATGATGCTG AACCAGGCCCTCTTGTGCACCTTGGATGTGGAACCGTTTCAGGAGCTCTTGGAGCAACGTGTGTTTATCCATTGCAGGTTATCAGAACAAG ACTGCAGGCTCAACATACTGGTGTACCTGCTGCTTACAGGGGAATGTCCGATGTATTTAGGAGAACACTCAAGCATGAAGGTCTTAGAGGTTTCTACAAAGGACTTTTCCCAAATCTTCTCAAAGTTGTGCCAGCAGCAAGCATAACATATCTGGTTTATGAAACCATGAAAAAGAGTCTAGATATCGCATAG
- the LOC127795474 gene encoding sucrose nonfermenting 4-like protein produces the protein MVRAVITWPHGGRRVSLSFCNTGWSDRIEMSLLEGSSMIFQAICDLPPGYHQYKFLVDGLWRFDDQQLYVQDEYGGINNVIFVKTPELISLSLHGEAFTPTMDIDNIRHVQDRASSSGLTYSEPELHLLDNGIEISRRRLCMHLSSHTIYELIPNSSKVFAFDVEVTVKYAFHAMYKQGLAIVPIWDENLQRISGMLTASDLILILIQLHKNLAVLPDEQLEAHTISAWKAGKSQLYGKANGASQLMFQRPLIQADPDESLKDVALRILQNKISMVPVIHSLDGSSPQLLHMACLSGILKYVCRHFRNRLDYVPLLQQPVGIFPLGTWISGGGARDRLLALHSSESLSCALNILIEAQVSSIPIVDDRGFLINVYSKSDITSLLKDDTYARIQLDQTTLSQALELVDGHRYQTCTRSDPLYVVMERLSDPAVRRLIVVEAGTRLVEGIITLSDVFNFIFG, from the exons ATGGTCCGAGCAGTGATTACCTGGCCCCATGGAGGTCGCCGAGTTTCCCTCTCTTTTTGCAACACCGG CTGGAGTGACAGGATCGAGATGAGTCTGTTGGAGGGTTCTTCCATGATTTTCCAAGCAATCTGTGATCTTCCTCCGGGTTACCATCAG TATAAATTCTTGGTCGATGGTTTATGGCGTTTCGATGATCAACAGCTGTATGTTCAGGATGAGTATGGAGGAATTAACAATGTTATTTTCGTAAAGACGCCAGAACTCATCTCTTTGAGCTTACATGGTGAAGCCTTTACTCCAACCATGGACATAGATAATATCAGGCATGTTCAGGACAGG GCTTCGTCATCGGGCCTCACATATTCAGAACCAGAGTTGCACTTGTTGGATAATGGCATAGAGATTTCTCGCCGTCGCTTATGCATGCATTTGTCAAGTCACACAATATATGAGTTGATTCCCAACTCCAGCAAG GTGTTTGCATTTGATGTTGAAGTGACTGTCAAATATGCATTCCATGCCATGTACAAACAG GGACTTGCCATTGTGCCAATCTGGGATGAAAATCTCCAACGGATTTCAGGGATGCTGACTGCTTCTGACCTAATTTTGATACTAATACAG CTTCATAAAAATCTTGCAGTGCTGCCCGATGAACAGCTGGAAGCTCATACTATTTCTGCTTGGAAAGCAGGGAAATCCCAACTTTATGGAAAAGCAAATGGGGCTTCACAATTAATGTTTCAAAGGCCTTTAATACAA GCTGATCCAGATGAATCTCTAAAAGACGTGGCTCTGAGGATTCTGCAGAATAAGATATCCATGGTTCCCGTTATACACTCATTAGACGGATCTTCTCCACAGTTATTACATATGGCATGCCTCAGTGGAATATTAAAAT ATGTATGCAGGCACTTCAGAAACCGACTTGATTATGTGCCTCTCCTGCAGCAACCAGTTGGTATCTTCCCCTTGGGTACATGGATTAGTGGAGGAGGAGCACGTGACCGTCTGTTAGCATTGCATTCCAGTGAATCTCTTAGTTGTGCCCTTAATATATTGATAGAGG CACAAGTAAGTTCGATACCTATTGTTGATGATCGAGGTTTCCTCATAAATGTTTATTCCAAAAG TGATATCACCTCTTTACTAAAGGATGACACATATGCTCGTATTCAGCTTGATCAGACAACACTGTCTCAA GCATTGGAGCTGGTAGATGGTCATAGATATCAAACTTGTACTCGGTCCGATCCCTTGTACGTGGTTATGGAGCGCCTTTCGGATCCAG CGGTGAGGCGCCTTATTGTGGTCGAGGCTGGTACGCGGCTGGTAGAAGGCATAATCACATTAAGTGATgtatttaactttatttttggctaa
- the LOC127794257 gene encoding uncharacterized protein LOC127794257, which produces MMHGNGSEAPFRRFRTSSLITLAAICFQSYCFVALAVVWFVESPSSLSHSLSGLFRCSSSSASSPPRLLPAPRFVALVVALAVVPSSSASSPFARSYMAHSTSSSGSSSSISSKNKDEENSLLWKYVTRMEKMGEGRGSWKWTCNFCGLQKFGTYTRVRAHLLSISGKGIACCKKVSPEIIVEMKKVEREVEEILSSLQHKQVPLPTSSVSLGPSLSLHEPSVLEHLKKRKSMDSPLAKAFDMQTRAQLDAEIARMFYTGGLPFNLARNPYYLSSYSFAANHPLSGYVPPGYNKLRTTLLQQEKVNVEKLLEPIKSTWLGKGVSIVTDGWSDPQRRPLINFLVVSENGPMFIKSVNCSGEVKDKQFIANLMKEVIDEVGDQKVVQIITDNAANCKGAGEIIEDVHLKQWL; this is translated from the exons ATGATGCACGGAAACGGCTCGGAGGCGCCGTTTCGGCGTTTCCGAACC tcGAGTTTGATCACCCTCGCCGCCATCTGCTTCCAATCCTATTGCTTCGTCGCTCTCGCCGTTGTCTGGTTCGTCGAATCGCCGTCGTCCTTGTCGCACTCGCTGTCTGGTTTGTTTCGGTGCTCCTCGTCGTCTGCTTCCAGCCCTCCCCGTCTACTTCCAGCGCCTCGCTTCGTCGCCTTGGTCGTCGCCCTCGCCGTCGTGCCATCGTCTTCTGCTTCGTCGCCATTTGCTCG gtCATATATGGCTCATTCAACTTCAAGTTCAGGATCTAGCAGCAgtatttcatcaaaaaataagGATGAGGAAAATAgtctattatggaaatatgtGACTAGAAtggagaaaatgggagaaggaAGGGGTAGTTGGAAATGGACTTGCAACTTTTGTGGTTTGCAAAAATTTGGGACATACACAAGAGTTAGGGCTCATCTATTAAGTATCAGTGGGAAAGGAATTGCTTGTTGTAAAAAGGTAAGTCCTGAAATTATAGTTGAGATGAAAAAAGTTGAAAGAGAAGTTGAAGAAATATTATCAAGTTTACAACATAAGCAAGTGCCATTACCGACTAGTAGTGTTTCTTTGGGGCCTTCTTTGTCTTTACATGAACCAAGTGTTTTAGAAcatttaaagaaaagaaaatccatGGATTCACCTCTTGCAAAAGCTTTTGACATGCAAACTAGAGCACAATTAGATGCTGAGATTGCTAGGATGTTTTATACTGGGGGTTTGCCTTTTAATCTTGCTAGAAACCCATATTATCTGAGTTCTTATTCATTTGCTGCTAATCATCCATTAAGTGGTTATGTGCCTCCGGGTTATAATAAGTTAAGGACCACATTACTTCAACAAGAAAAGgtaaatgttgaaaaattgcTAGAACCTATTAAAAGCACTTGGTTGGGAAAAGGTGTTAGCATTGTTACTGATGGTTGGAGTGACCCACAGAGAAGAcccttgattaattttttggttgtttctgAAAATGGTCCAATGTTTATCAAATCTGTGAATTGTTCAGGTGAAGTAAAGGATAAACAATTTATTGCTAATTTGATGAAAGAGGTAATAGATGAAGTTGGTGACCAAAAAGTTGTACAAATCATTACTGATAATGCTGCTAATTGCAAGGGAGCTGGGGAAATCATTGAGG ACGTGCACTTGAAGCAATGGTTATGA
- the LOC127795756 gene encoding uncharacterized protein LOC127795756 encodes MLRVCDTNKPCLHLVYEMWDSMIFNMKKVIYDHEGKLPSDFSSFFHVIHRILLARWTKHSTPLHCLAHSLNPRYYSDKWLQEKEGRMPPHMDGDVSTQRMKCFRRLFPNPDERAIVDDEFADFSLKSGPFGDPDAILNSYDREPRKWWACYGSRAPLLQRLAFKVLGQPTSSSCSERNWSTYSFVHSFRRNKLTPKRAEDLVFVHNNLRLLSRNTSQYYDEKTKMWDIGGDEFGSMEDVGILEFANLSLDEPELESVLFDEDISQFIET; translated from the exons ATGCTTAGAGTTTGTGATACAAACAAACCATGCCTTCATTTGGTCTATGAGATGTGGGATTCTATGATTTTCAACATGAAGAAGGTTATTTATGATCATGAAGGCAAGCTACCAAgtgatttttcatcattttttcatGTCATTCATCGTATTCTTCTTGCTCGTTGGACAAAACATAGCACTCCATTACATTGCCTAGCTCATTCTTTGAACCCGAg GTATTATAGTGATAAATGgcttcaagaaaaagaaggtagaATGCCTCCACATATGGATGGAGATGTCTCCACACAAAGAATGAAGTGTTTTAGGAGACTTTTTCCTAATCCAGATGAGCGTGCTATTGTTGATGATGAGTTTGctgatttttctctcaaaagtgGGCCATTTGGAGACCCAGATGCTATCTTGAATAGCTATGACAGGGAACCTAGGAAATGGTGGGCATGTTATGGTTCACGTGCTCCTTTGCTTCAAAGGTTAGCTTTTAAGGTGCTTGGACAACCTACTTCTTCATCTTGTTCTGAAAGGAATTGGAGTACTTATTCTTTCGTTCATTCATTTAGAAGGAATAAATTAACTCCAAAACGTGCAGAGGATTTGGTCTTTGTTCATAACAATCTTCGTCTTTTATCGAGAAACACCTCCCAATATTATGACGAGAAGACAAAGATGTGGGATATAGGTGGAGATGAATTTGGAAGTATGGAAGATGTGGGTATTCTCGAATTTGCTAATCTCTCCTTAGATGAACCAGAGTTGGAATCTGTACTCTTTGACGAAGATATTAGCCAGTTTATAGAGACATAG
- the LOC127794192 gene encoding calcium-dependent mitochondrial ATP-magnesium/phosphate carrier protein 2-like isoform X3, protein MTISKERAEQGIDINEDELASFVEHVDKDNNGIITFEEWRDFLLLYPHEATLENIYHYWERIYLVDIGEQAVIPEGIGKHVHASKYLIAGAVAGIASRTATAPLDRLKVIMQVQTSHASVIQAIKTIWREGGFLGFFRGNGLNVMKVAPESAIKFYAYEMLKKFVGDIKGKEKDDIGTSGRLIAGGMAGAVAQAAIYPMDLVKTRLQTAACDGRKAPSLVKLTKDIWVHGGPRAFYRGLVPSLLGMIPYAGIDLAVYEKLKDTSKRYILHDAEPGPLVHLGCGTVSGALGATCVYPLQVIRTRLQAQHTGVPAAYRGMSDVFRRTLKHEGLRGFYKGLFPNLLKVVPAASITYLVYETMKKSLDIA, encoded by the exons ATGACCATATCCAAAGAAAGGGCAGAACAAG GAATCGATATTAATGAAGATGAACTTGCAAGCTTTGTAGAGCATGTTGACAAGGATAATAATGGAATTATAACTTTCGAAGAATGGAGAGATTTTCTTTTACTGTATCCTCATGAGGCAACTCTTGAAAACATCTATCATTATTGGGAAAGGATATATCTTGTAGATATTGGGGAACAGGCTGTTATTCCTGAAGGCATCGGTAAGCATGTCCATGCAAGCAAATATTTGATTGCTGGGGCAGTGGCTGGGATCGCTTCTCGTACTGCAACTGCTCCTCTTGATCGCCTAAAGGTTATTATGCAAGTACAGACTTCTCATGCTTCTGTAATTCAGGCGATTAAGACCATATGGAGGGAAGGTGGTTTTTTGGGGTTTTTCCGAGGTAATGGCTTAAATGTTATGAAAGTTGCACCTGAAAGTGCCATTAAGTTTTATGCTTAtgaaatgttgaaaaaatttgtTGGAGATATCAAGGGGAAAGAAAAGGATGACATAGGAACATCAGGTAGACTTATTGCTGGGGGAATGGCGGGTGCTGTAGCACAGGCTGCTATATATCCCATGGATCTTGTGAAAACTCGGTTGCAGACTGCTGCTTGTGATGGTAGGAAGGCTCCTAGTTTGGTTAAACTGACTAAAGACATATGGGTGCACGGAGGACCTAGGGCCTTCTACAGAGGCCTCGTACCATCCCTTCTTGGGATGATCCCCTACGCTGGTATTGACCTAGCCGTCTATGAGAAATTGAAGGACACGTCAAAAAGATATATCCTTCATGATGCTG AACCAGGCCCTCTTGTGCACCTTGGATGTGGAACCGTTTCAGGAGCTCTTGGAGCAACGTGTGTTTATCCATTGCAGGTTATCAGAACAAG ACTGCAGGCTCAACATACTGGTGTACCTGCTGCTTACAGGGGAATGTCCGATGTATTTAGGAGAACACTCAAGCATGAAGGTCTTAGAGGTTTCTACAAAGGACTTTTCCCAAATCTTCTCAAAGTTGTGCCAGCAGCAAGCATAACATATCTGGTTTATGAAACCATGAAAAAGAGTCTAGATATCGCATAG
- the LOC127794192 gene encoding calcium-dependent mitochondrial ATP-magnesium/phosphate carrier protein 2-like isoform X2, with translation MIRSSSSIGFFRRLMLSTTAAFCRRSSGMLLLRLLFSAGIDINEDELASFVEHVDKDNNGIITFEEWRDFLLLYPHEATLENIYHYWERIYLVDIGEQAVIPEGIGKHVHASKYLIAGAVAGIASRTATAPLDRLKVIMQVQTSHASVIQAIKTIWREGGFLGFFRGNGLNVMKVAPESAIKFYAYEMLKKFVGDIKGKEKDDIGTSGRLIAGGMAGAVAQAAIYPMDLVKTRLQTAACDGRKAPSLVKLTKDIWVHGGPRAFYRGLVPSLLGMIPYAGIDLAVYEKLKDTSKRYILHDAEPGPLVHLGCGTVSGALGATCVYPLQVIRTRLQAQHTGVPAAYRGMSDVFRRTLKHEGLRGFYKGLFPNLLKVVPAASITYLVYETMKKSLDIA, from the exons ATGATAAGGAGCTCGAGCTCTATCGGATTTTTCAGGCGATTGATGTTGAGCACAACGGCTGCATTTTGCCGGAGGAGCTCTGGGATGCTCTTGTTAAGGCTG TTATTTTCTGCAGGAATCGATATTAATGAAGATGAACTTGCAAGCTTTGTAGAGCATGTTGACAAGGATAATAATGGAATTATAACTTTCGAAGAATGGAGAGATTTTCTTTTACTGTATCCTCATGAGGCAACTCTTGAAAACATCTATCATTATTGGGAAAGGATATATCTTGTAGATATTGGGGAACAGGCTGTTATTCCTGAAGGCATCGGTAAGCATGTCCATGCAAGCAAATATTTGATTGCTGGGGCAGTGGCTGGGATCGCTTCTCGTACTGCAACTGCTCCTCTTGATCGCCTAAAGGTTATTATGCAAGTACAGACTTCTCATGCTTCTGTAATTCAGGCGATTAAGACCATATGGAGGGAAGGTGGTTTTTTGGGGTTTTTCCGAGGTAATGGCTTAAATGTTATGAAAGTTGCACCTGAAAGTGCCATTAAGTTTTATGCTTAtgaaatgttgaaaaaatttgtTGGAGATATCAAGGGGAAAGAAAAGGATGACATAGGAACATCAGGTAGACTTATTGCTGGGGGAATGGCGGGTGCTGTAGCACAGGCTGCTATATATCCCATGGATCTTGTGAAAACTCGGTTGCAGACTGCTGCTTGTGATGGTAGGAAGGCTCCTAGTTTGGTTAAACTGACTAAAGACATATGGGTGCACGGAGGACCTAGGGCCTTCTACAGAGGCCTCGTACCATCCCTTCTTGGGATGATCCCCTACGCTGGTATTGACCTAGCCGTCTATGAGAAATTGAAGGACACGTCAAAAAGATATATCCTTCATGATGCTG AACCAGGCCCTCTTGTGCACCTTGGATGTGGAACCGTTTCAGGAGCTCTTGGAGCAACGTGTGTTTATCCATTGCAGGTTATCAGAACAAG ACTGCAGGCTCAACATACTGGTGTACCTGCTGCTTACAGGGGAATGTCCGATGTATTTAGGAGAACACTCAAGCATGAAGGTCTTAGAGGTTTCTACAAAGGACTTTTCCCAAATCTTCTCAAAGTTGTGCCAGCAGCAAGCATAACATATCTGGTTTATGAAACCATGAAAAAGAGTCTAGATATCGCATAG
- the LOC127795473 gene encoding pentatricopeptide repeat-containing protein At5g61800 yields the protein MVLLCNQTAAAYLINLTETIKRCKSIKQIYEAHAHIILTGLLYLHPSSSTLLATTLLHSFTSLLSQPPPPSAASLRYSVAVFDGIQNPSTFCYNTIIRAHTLLSFPSDAILFFSRMRRLSIPLDAHTFPFALKACDRLQSASLSRTLHCQCFKFGFAADIFVVNCLIRVYSSTSQIYDACQVFEESSYRDVVSFNALVDGFVKAGETGRARQLFEQMPVRDAVSWGTIIAGYAKTNQFKEAIELFDQMIGLGVCPDNVALVSALSACAQLGEVERGKAIHCYIERRGIRINAFLCTGLVDLYAKCGCIETAREIFESSPRKALFTWNAMLAGLAMHGHGQLVLDHFSRLLKSDVRPDGLTLLAVLVGCSHSGLIKEARQIFEEMEGIYGVPREMKHYGCMADLLGRAGLVREAVEMIEGMPMAGDVFVWGGLLGGCRIHGNVEMGKKAAEHVMEIKPEDDGAYSMLASIYANAERWEDLAKIRGLRDSTKVKKNAGCSLIQLDGLAHEFVAGDSLHPQTDEIYLALNSIGKHQIEAL from the coding sequence ATGGTCTTATTATGCAACCAGACAGCAGCAGCATATCTTATTAATCTTACCGAAACAATCAAACGCTGCAAATCCATTAAACAAATCTATGAAGCTCATGCCCACATCATCCTTACCGGCCTACTCTATCTCCACCCCTCTTCCTCCACGCTCCTCGCCACCACCCTCCTCCACTCCTTCACCTCCCTCCTCTCCCAACCCCCACCGCCATCCGCCGCCTCACTCCGGTACTCCGTCGCAGTTTTCGATGGCATCCAGAACCCTTCGACTTTCTGCTACAACACTATCATTCGCGCCCACACCCTTCTCTCCTTCCCATCCGACGccattcttttcttctcccGGATGCGCCGCCTCTCTATCCCGCTGGACGCCCACACTTTTCCGTTCGCGCTCAAAGCTTGCGACCGGCTCCAGTCGGCTTCACTCTCTCGCACTCTTCATTGCCAGTGTTTCAAGTTCGGGTTCGCAGCTGATATTTTCGTCGTGAACTGCCTCATTCGCGTGTATTCGTCTACGAGTCAGATTTATGATGCGTGCCAGGTGTTTGAGGAAAGTTCTTACAGGGATGTTGTCTCGTTCAATGCATTGGTGGATGGGTTTGTCAAGGCTGGCGAGACAGGGCGTGCACGCCAACTATTCGAACAAATGCCCGTCAGAGATGCAGTGTCATGGGGTACAATTATAGCCGGTTACGCAAAGACGAACCAGTTTAAGGAGGCCATTGAACTGTTTGATCAGATGATTGGTCTGGGGGTTTGCCCTGATAATGTTGCATTGGTCTCGGCTCTCTCAGCCTGTGCACAGCTGGGAGAAGTAGAAAGAGGAAAGGCTATACATTGCTACATTGAACGAAGGGGAATCCGGATAAATGCGTTCTTGTGTACCGGCTTGGTGGATTTGTACGCAAAATGCGGGTGCATTGAAACAGCCAGGGAAATCTTCGAGTCGAGCCCAAGGAAAGCCTTGTTTACATGGAATGCTATGCTTGCTGGCCTTGCAATGCACGGCCACGGccagttagtgcttgatcactTCTCAAGACTATTGAAATCCGATGTTCGGCCAGATGGATTGACTCTCTTGGCTGTGCTGGTGGGATGCAGCCACTCGGGGCTCATCAAAGAAGCTAGGCAGATATTCGAAGAGATGGAAGGAATCTATGGCGTTCCTCGAGAGATGAAGCACTATGGATGCATGGCTGATCTGCTGGGGCGAGCGGGTTTGGTCAGAGAAGCTGTGGAGATGATAGAGGGGATGCCGATGGCAGGCGATGTGTTTGTTTGGGGCGGGTTGCTTGGAGGGTGCAGGATTCATGGGAATGTTGAAATGGGGAAGAAAGCAGCTGAGCACGTAATGGAGATAAAGCCTGAAGATGATGGTGCCTATTCAATGTTGGCAAGCATTTATGCCAATGCAGAGCGATGGGAAGACTTAGCAAAGATAAGGGGATTGAGGGATTCTACCAAGGTGAAGAAGAATGCTGGTTGTAGCTTGATTCAATTGGATGGTCTTGCACACGAGTTTGTTGCTGGGGATAGCCTGCATCCTCAAACTGATGAAATATATTTGGCTTTAAACAGTATTGGGAAACACCAAATTGAAGCACTTTAG